A genomic segment from Helicobacter sp. NHP19-012 encodes:
- a CDS encoding outer membrane family protein, with the protein MTTHLQALDYKISGRVGSFSRIGFNNAPINTNKGLYPTGSYVTTIGALEVNANLLPKSVENQKLEVGLGGEIGGLAYDSTKALKNQNGIFEPANWYYMGRWEGYLMNAPWRHTREEDESHAKNYILYNAYLSYTYKDIFGIKAGRYLSPEALFLRGYNQGFTLFLHLGKFKLRWFSTYGRGLANIQFIRDFYAPVSYKFSDGRRVNYGMHAISLAYNTKHFTLMPFFWFYPKNFNAPGVQLSAVFNPGQFKIQSDIYAWFPIYSRALAKTYYRGNLIGTDTATLLVRQRLYYKNYYIGWGVYKNFGNSNAQLGWNGSPVSFDTTDDTPYEDAYTNLYDANALTLHARVGGKFNNFSWYLLGKLTFSPRANAQSLGLTCEYKWGKHIHLMLRLNGYEVMMHRGYKVAYFKAPNPDFAPTTQDRSYVMTSISYDLQI; encoded by the coding sequence ATGACCACACACCTACAAGCCCTAGATTATAAAATCTCAGGGCGCGTCGGCTCTTTCTCACGTATCGGCTTTAACAATGCTCCTATTAATACAAATAAGGGGCTTTATCCCACAGGCAGTTATGTAACCACAATCGGGGCTTTAGAAGTGAACGCGAATTTATTGCCTAAATCTGTGGAGAATCAAAAACTTGAAGTGGGGCTTGGGGGAGAGATCGGGGGGCTTGCTTACGATTCAACTAAAGCTCTAAAGAATCAAAACGGGATATTTGAGCCAGCAAACTGGTATTACATGGGGCGTTGGGAGGGCTATTTAATGAACGCCCCTTGGAGGCATACACGCGAAGAAGACGAGTCCCACGCCAAAAACTACATTTTATACAACGCCTATCTAAGTTATACCTACAAAGACATTTTTGGGATCAAGGCGGGGCGGTATTTAAGCCCTGAAGCGTTGTTTTTGCGCGGTTACAATCAGGGCTTTACCCTCTTTTTGCATTTAGGCAAATTCAAACTTAGATGGTTTAGCACCTATGGCAGGGGTTTAGCGAACATCCAGTTTATCCGCGACTTCTACGCCCCCGTGAGCTATAAATTTAGCGATGGCAGACGAGTCAATTACGGCATGCACGCTATAAGCCTAGCTTATAACACCAAGCACTTCACTCTCATGCCTTTCTTTTGGTTTTACCCTAAGAACTTCAATGCCCCGGGCGTGCAGTTAAGTGCCGTGTTTAACCCCGGGCAGTTTAAAATCCAAAGTGATATTTATGCATGGTTTCCCATTTACAGCCGCGCTCTAGCCAAGACTTACTATCGGGGTAATTTAATCGGCACAGACACCGCTACTTTGCTCGTGCGCCAAAGACTGTATTACAAAAACTACTACATCGGTTGGGGTGTGTATAAAAACTTTGGCAACTCTAATGCCCAGCTGGGCTGGAATGGCTCGCCTGTGTCCTTTGACACGACCGATGACACCCCCTATGAGGATGCTTACACCAACCTTTACGATGCCAACGCCCTTACTTTGCACGCTAGAGTGGGGGGCAAGTTTAACAATTTCTCTTGGTATTTGCTAGGTAAACTCACCTTTTCTCCAAGAGCCAATGCCCAAAGTCTAGGGCTTACTTGTGAATATAAATGGGGTAAGCACATACACCTCATGCTACGCCTCAATGGCTATGAAGTGATGATGCACAGAGGCTATAAAGTCGCTTACTTTAAAGCCCCTAATCCCGATTTTGCCCCCACTACACAAGATCGTAGTTATGTGATGACTTCGATCAGCTATGATTTGCAGATTTAA
- the gatB gene encoding Asp-tRNA(Asn)/Glu-tRNA(Gln) amidotransferase subunit GatB encodes MAMFETIIGLEVHAQLNTQTKIFCSCATSFKDAPNTNTCPVCLGLPGALPVLNAEAVKKAIAFGTAINATINQDSVFARKNYFYPDLPKAYQISQFDRPIVAHGYLDIETPEGVKRINIERAHLEEDAGKNIHATNHSQVDLNRAGTPLLEIVSCPDMRSSAEAISYLKKLHAIVCFLDICDGNMQEGNFRCDANVSIRPKGESKLLTRVEIKNLNSFKFIQKAIEYEVERQVEAFERGTYASEVVQETRLFDTAKGITQSMRNKEESADYRYFPDPDLLPVHIPDSLLKEGRDIKELPETKKERYMSSLGLKAEEAGTLVGSLELATYFEKMLELGAGAKGACSWLCVELLGRLEGEQTLQECTIKPDTLAKIVLDIESKRISGKAGKEILDALMKQTSVSPKDIDTLIEKLGLAQVGDEGMILKAIAEVLQGNADKVAEYKGGKDKLFGFFVGQVLKRLKNANPGVVNQLLKQELSK; translated from the coding sequence ATTGCCATGTTTGAAACGATCATCGGGCTAGAAGTGCATGCCCAACTCAACACCCAAACCAAGATTTTTTGCTCTTGCGCCACGAGTTTTAAAGATGCGCCCAACACCAACACCTGCCCCGTGTGCTTAGGCTTGCCCGGGGCTTTGCCCGTGCTAAACGCCGAAGCGGTGAAAAAGGCAATTGCCTTTGGCACGGCGATCAACGCCACCATTAACCAAGACAGCGTGTTCGCCCGCAAGAATTACTTTTACCCAGACCTGCCCAAGGCTTACCAAATCTCGCAATTTGATCGCCCCATTGTCGCGCACGGGTATTTAGACATTGAAACGCCAGAGGGCGTAAAACGCATTAACATTGAAAGGGCACATTTAGAAGAGGATGCGGGCAAGAACATACACGCCACCAACCACTCGCAAGTGGATTTAAACCGCGCTGGCACACCCCTTTTAGAGATCGTGAGTTGCCCAGACATGCGCAGCAGTGCAGAGGCGATCAGTTATTTAAAGAAATTGCACGCCATTGTGTGCTTTTTAGACATTTGCGATGGCAACATGCAAGAGGGCAATTTTAGATGCGATGCCAATGTGTCTATCCGCCCTAAAGGCGAGAGCAAGCTCCTTACAAGGGTGGAGATTAAAAACTTGAATAGCTTTAAATTTATCCAAAAGGCAATTGAGTATGAGGTGGAGCGCCAAGTGGAGGCATTTGAGAGGGGCACTTATGCGAGCGAAGTTGTGCAAGAAACCCGCTTGTTTGACACGGCTAAAGGGATCACGCAGTCCATGCGCAATAAAGAAGAATCCGCCGATTACCGCTACTTCCCCGACCCCGACTTGCTCCCCGTGCATATCCCCGACTCTCTTTTAAAAGAGGGTAGGGACATTAAAGAATTGCCCGAAACTAAGAAAGAACGCTACATGAGCAGTTTAGGCTTGAAAGCCGAAGAGGCGGGCACTTTAGTGGGGAGTTTGGAGCTAGCAACTTATTTTGAGAAAATGCTAGAGCTTGGCGCAGGTGCGAAGGGGGCTTGTTCGTGGCTGTGTGTGGAGCTTTTGGGGCGTTTAGAGGGCGAGCAGACTTTGCAAGAGTGTACAATCAAGCCGGACACCCTAGCTAAAATCGTGCTAGACATTGAAAGCAAACGCATTTCAGGCAAGGCGGGCAAGGAGATTTTAGACGCATTAATGAAACAAACTAGCGTAAGTCCCAAAGACATAGACACCCTCATAGAGAAGCTCGGGTTGGCGCAGGTGGGCGATGAGGGCATGATTTTAAAAGCCATTGCTGAAGTGCTTCAGGGCAACGCCGATAAAGTCGCCGAGTATAAAGGCGGGAAGGATAAACTCTTTGGCTTCTTTGTAGGGCAGGTGCTAAAAAGGCTTAAAAACGCCAATCCGGGGGTTGTCAATCAGTTGCTCAAACAAGAGCTGTCTAAGTAG
- the ccsA gene encoding cytochrome c biogenesis protein CcsA, with product MQVKKIFGFFFGSFWVAIPLLMVYATACALATFLENDYGTPASRALVYNTWWFSALHVYLLLVIVGTLIASKAWQRQRYASLFFHSALVFIILGAGVTRFFGFEATMHLRTNQTSDKITTTDSYLNLTLSKDSAKPLHFSLKTTLSPYSRYLPTAEVMVYGKPLLLEPLGVHKMTPNKKDNRALLTMKLSYGGASHTLHILGGHGIVSQDEKTTLEGVHIALNWGVTERTLPFKLHLKQFELTRYPGSMSPSSYASQVEVLNAKGQLVMPFRIFMNHVLDYGGYRFFQSSYDTDEQGTILSVNRDPGKNLTYFGYAMLMSGALFLLFSRQGRFQRLSRFLKAQHIVALLCALSLGAVAHADEGKIDMHGGKSTPIAPPIDKMAKVQPTTAQMHAKILQRFKDLRAHSKGQLTPLARLQVQGFEGRIKPLDTLSMELIHKITKEDGFKGMDNLQVMLGMMLYPDDYKSIKMIYTSTPKLRALLGTPTNQRRIAFLDVFGPHGYKLQNFVEEVNQKAPKDRDEFDKDILKLDERVNLVYLIFSGNILKIFPDKSGNTWLSPADALKNENIKISTEATHFLRDLFKGFDMGVDSNQWESVHKTLNDLLAYQRTHSKLALSPGRVDSEILLNHSNFFHTLMLPYLLLGVVLLGVVLVAIFKNRAVPKWLHFSFYGILLLCWLAHSAGLVLRWYVSGHAPWSNAYESMLYISWAAMLSGLILRSNLALCASSFLAGIALFVAHLGFMDPQISNLVPVLKSYWLNIHVSIITASYGFLGLCFILGLLTLLLFLLRSPKRPHIDTSILALSALNEMGMIMGLLLLAVGNFLGGVWANESWGRYWGWDPKETWALISIAVYAIILHLRFLRFEFMPYVFASASVVGFYSILMTYFGVNYYLSGMHSYAAGDPLPIPTFLYPLVASTFLLVFVAGLKRKLPMAKV from the coding sequence ATGCAAGTTAAAAAGATTTTTGGATTTTTCTTTGGTTCGTTTTGGGTGGCAATCCCTTTATTGATGGTGTATGCGACCGCCTGCGCTTTAGCAACCTTCCTTGAAAACGATTATGGCACACCCGCCAGCCGCGCGCTCGTCTATAACACATGGTGGTTTAGCGCCTTGCATGTGTATTTGCTCTTGGTGATTGTGGGGACTTTAATCGCCTCTAAAGCGTGGCAGCGGCAACGCTACGCCAGCTTGTTTTTCCATAGTGCCTTGGTGTTTATCATTTTGGGGGCGGGGGTTACAAGGTTCTTTGGCTTTGAGGCGACCATGCACCTACGCACCAACCAAACCAGCGACAAAATCACCACCACCGACAGCTATTTAAACCTCACCCTCAGCAAGGACAGCGCCAAACCCCTGCACTTTTCTTTAAAAACCACCCTCTCGCCCTATTCGCGCTATTTACCCACCGCAGAAGTGATGGTCTATGGCAAACCTTTGCTCTTAGAGCCTCTTGGCGTGCATAAAATGACCCCGAATAAAAAGGACAACCGCGCGCTACTCACCATGAAACTAAGCTATGGTGGGGCGAGCCACACCCTGCATATCCTAGGCGGGCATGGCATTGTTAGCCAAGATGAAAAGACCACCCTTGAGGGCGTGCATATCGCGCTCAATTGGGGCGTTACTGAGCGCACCTTGCCTTTTAAGCTGCATTTAAAACAATTTGAGCTGACCCGCTACCCCGGCTCGATGAGCCCCTCCTCTTACGCCTCACAGGTAGAGGTGTTAAATGCCAAGGGGCAGCTTGTCATGCCCTTTCGAATTTTTATGAACCATGTATTGGATTATGGGGGCTATCGCTTCTTCCAATCCTCCTATGATACGGACGAACAGGGCACGATTTTATCGGTTAATCGTGATCCTGGCAAGAATTTAACCTACTTTGGCTACGCCATGCTCATGTCTGGGGCGTTGTTCTTGCTCTTTAGCCGCCAAGGACGCTTTCAAAGGCTCTCAAGATTTTTAAAGGCGCAACACATAGTCGCCCTCTTATGTGCCCTCTCTCTTGGCGCAGTGGCGCACGCTGATGAGGGCAAGATCGACATGCACGGGGGCAAAAGCACCCCCATCGCTCCGCCCATCGATAAAATGGCAAAGGTGCAGCCCACCACCGCCCAAATGCACGCCAAAATCTTGCAACGCTTTAAGGATTTAAGGGCGCACTCCAAAGGGCAGCTCACCCCCCTTGCCCGTCTGCAGGTGCAGGGCTTTGAAGGGCGCATTAAACCTTTAGACACCTTGAGTATGGAGCTCATCCACAAAATCACCAAGGAGGACGGCTTTAAAGGCATGGACAACTTGCAGGTGATGCTGGGCATGATGCTTTACCCGGATGATTACAAAAGCATTAAAATGATTTACACCTCCACGCCCAAGTTGCGCGCGCTGCTTGGCACCCCCACGAACCAGCGGCGCATTGCGTTTTTGGATGTCTTTGGACCACATGGCTACAAGCTGCAAAACTTCGTGGAGGAAGTCAATCAAAAAGCCCCCAAGGATAGGGATGAATTTGACAAGGATATTTTAAAGCTGGATGAGCGGGTCAATCTCGTGTATTTGATTTTCAGCGGGAATATTTTAAAGATTTTCCCCGATAAAAGCGGCAACACATGGCTAAGCCCTGCCGATGCGCTCAAAAACGAGAACATTAAAATCTCTACAGAGGCTACGCACTTTTTAAGGGATTTATTTAAGGGCTTTGATATGGGCGTGGATAGCAACCAATGGGAGAGCGTGCATAAAACCCTAAACGACCTGCTCGCCTACCAACGCACGCATAGCAAACTCGCCCTAAGCCCGGGGCGTGTGGATTCTGAGATACTTCTAAACCATAGCAACTTTTTCCACACGCTCATGCTCCCCTATTTGCTCCTAGGCGTGGTGCTCTTAGGCGTGGTGCTGGTGGCGATCTTTAAAAATAGAGCGGTGCCTAAGTGGCTGCACTTTAGCTTTTATGGCATTTTGCTGCTTTGCTGGCTGGCGCACAGCGCGGGGCTTGTGTTGCGCTGGTATGTGAGCGGACATGCGCCCTGGAGCAACGCCTACGAGTCCATGCTCTACATCTCTTGGGCAGCCATGCTCTCTGGGCTCATTTTGCGCTCTAACTTAGCCCTATGTGCTTCGAGCTTTTTAGCCGGCATTGCCCTATTTGTGGCGCATTTGGGCTTTATGGACCCGCAAATCAGTAACTTAGTCCCCGTGCTAAAGTCCTACTGGCTCAATATCCATGTGTCTATCATCACGGCAAGCTATGGCTTTTTAGGGCTGTGCTTTATTTTGGGGCTACTCACCTTGCTATTGTTCTTACTAAGAAGCCCCAAGCGCCCACACATTGACACCAGCATTTTAGCCCTCAGCGCGCTCAATGAAATGGGGATGATCATGGGGCTATTGCTGCTTGCGGTGGGTAACTTCCTTGGCGGAGTGTGGGCGAACGAGTCTTGGGGGCGTTATTGGGGCTGGGACCCTAAAGAAACTTGGGCTTTAATCTCCATCGCTGTGTATGCGATCATTTTGCACCTACGCTTTTTACGCTTTGAGTTCATGCCCTATGTGTTTGCGAGTGCGAGTGTGGTGGGCTTTTACTCCATTTTAATGACCTATTTTGGGGTGAATTACTACCTCTCTGGTATGCACAGCTACGCCGCCGGTGACCCACTGCCTATCCCCACATTTCTCTACCCCCTAGTGGCGAGCACTTTTCTTTTAGTCTTTGTGGCGGGTTTAAAGCGCAAATTGCCAATGGCAAAGGTGTAA
- the murI gene encoding glutamate racemase, which yields MKVGVFDSGVGGLSVLESLLKARLFEHIIYYGDTARVPYGPKDPATIAKFSLEALDFFLPFDIDMLIVACNSVSAWALPAMRAKTKIPIVGVIEAGVLAITQSTPKNAPILVLGTKATINSGRYARELKEQGYDFVQSLATGLFVPLIEEGVLEGALLEACMQHYFTPLTSAPAVVVLGCTHFPWISTPLQTYFKTRFNTPVRLVHSGEAIVARLEQVYGLRPHTDTKLELFASGDKGLLEQLAKTLKVL from the coding sequence TTGAAAGTCGGGGTGTTTGACAGCGGGGTGGGGGGCTTAAGCGTTTTAGAAAGCCTATTAAAAGCCCGCTTGTTCGAGCATATTATCTATTATGGCGACACCGCCCGCGTGCCCTATGGCCCTAAAGACCCCGCCACGATCGCCAAATTCTCCCTAGAGGCGTTGGATTTCTTTTTGCCCTTTGACATTGACATGTTGATCGTGGCGTGCAATAGCGTGAGTGCGTGGGCTTTACCGGCAATGAGGGCTAAAACAAAAATCCCCATTGTGGGCGTGATTGAGGCGGGGGTGTTAGCGATCACACAGAGCACGCCCAAAAACGCGCCCATTCTAGTGCTTGGCACTAAAGCGACCATTAACTCCGGGCGTTATGCAAGAGAGCTTAAAGAGCAGGGCTATGACTTCGTGCAGAGTCTAGCCACGGGCTTATTCGTGCCCTTGATTGAAGAGGGGGTGCTAGAGGGCGCACTGCTAGAGGCGTGCATGCAGCATTACTTCACCCCCCTAACAAGCGCGCCGGCTGTGGTGGTGTTAGGTTGCACGCACTTTCCTTGGATTTCTACCCCCTTGCAAACCTATTTTAAAACCCGCTTCAATACCCCCGTGCGCTTGGTACATTCAGGCGAGGCGATCGTGGCGCGTCTAGAGCAAGTCTATGGCTTACGCCCACACACAGACACAAAACTAGAACTCTTTGCTAGCGGCGACAAGGGGCTTTTAGAGCAATTAGCTAAAACCCTAAAAGTTCTTTAA
- the rho gene encoding transcription termination factor Rho, translating to MADHHKQKTHIPVSGYRIEELRAQPTEKLLEIANELKVENPQEFKRQDLMFEILKNQVSQGGYILFTGILETAGDGYGFLRGLDGSFSDNQNDTYVSHSQIKRFALRNGDIVTGQVRAPKDQEKYYALLKIEAVNYLPLDEIRHRPLFDNLTPLFPTEQLKLEYEPTKVTGRMLDLFSPMGKGQRALIVAPPRTGKTELMKELAHGITYNHPEVELIILLVDERPEEVTDMQRSVNGQVFSSTFDLPSTNHIRIAELVLERAKRRVEMGKDVVILLDSITRLARAYNAITPSSGKVLSGGVDANALHKPKRFFGAARNIEEGGSLTIIATALIETGSRMDEVIFEEFKGTGNSEIVLARSISDRRIYPAFDVLKSGTRKDNILLGKDTLTKVWVLRNVMQQMDDVEALNFIYSKMQTTKDNQEFLKLMQEGS from the coding sequence ATGGCCGACCACCATAAACAAAAAACCCACATCCCTGTGAGCGGATACCGCATTGAAGAATTGCGCGCCCAGCCCACAGAAAAACTTTTAGAAATCGCTAATGAGCTGAAAGTGGAGAACCCCCAAGAGTTTAAACGCCAAGATTTGATGTTTGAAATCCTTAAAAACCAAGTCAGTCAAGGGGGGTATATCCTCTTTACGGGGATTTTAGAAACCGCCGGGGATGGGTATGGGTTTTTGCGTGGGCTGGATGGCAGCTTTTCAGACAACCAAAACGACACCTATGTGAGCCACTCACAGATCAAACGCTTTGCCCTGCGTAATGGCGACATTGTCACCGGGCAAGTGCGCGCACCTAAAGATCAAGAGAAGTATTACGCTTTGCTAAAAATTGAGGCAGTGAATTACCTCCCCCTGGATGAAATCCGCCACCGCCCGCTCTTTGACAACTTAACCCCCCTATTCCCCACCGAACAGCTAAAACTTGAGTATGAGCCGACCAAGGTTACAGGGCGCATGCTCGACTTATTTAGCCCCATGGGTAAAGGCCAAAGGGCACTCATTGTCGCCCCGCCGCGCACGGGTAAAACGGAGTTGATGAAGGAGCTCGCGCATGGGATCACCTACAACCACCCCGAAGTGGAGCTCATTATCTTATTAGTCGATGAGCGCCCCGAAGAGGTTACGGACATGCAAAGAAGTGTCAATGGGCAAGTCTTTAGCTCCACCTTTGATCTGCCCTCCACCAACCACATACGCATCGCTGAATTAGTCCTAGAGCGGGCAAAGAGGCGGGTGGAAATGGGTAAAGATGTGGTGATTTTATTAGATTCAATCACCCGTTTAGCGCGGGCTTACAATGCGATCACGCCCTCAAGCGGGAAGGTGTTAAGCGGGGGCGTGGATGCCAACGCCTTGCATAAGCCCAAACGCTTTTTTGGCGCGGCGCGCAACATTGAAGAGGGGGGGAGTTTAACGATTATTGCCACCGCCTTGATCGAAACGGGCTCACGCATGGATGAGGTGATTTTTGAAGAGTTTAAAGGCACGGGCAATAGCGAGATCGTGTTAGCCCGTAGCATTTCCGATCGGCGCATTTACCCCGCCTTTGATGTGCTCAAATCGGGCACCCGTAAGGACAATATCTTGCTAGGTAAAGACACCCTAACCAAAGTGTGGGTGCTTAGAAATGTGATGCAACAAATGGACGATGTGGAGGCGTTAAACTTCATTTACTCCAAAATGCAAACCACGAAGGACAACCAAGAGTTCTTAAAACTTATGCAAGAGGGTTCTTGA
- a CDS encoding SoxW family protein: MRSFLLLPLLALFCHFALADDKVDESMLSSGATSPQSTFKESNNFDKQSYAGLEDIFQDTQDIRTKGKYMLLVFGKNGCSYCEMLKQDLKHYASLRTYIKEHFSAYYINISYSKMHHFVIGPAQKPKETMLNTQDLSSIYDVNSTPTLVLADPTGKTIYELPGYMPHVQLLAVLEFVGKGLYKDLNDKQFIEKLRAYILKKTQEARHAS, from the coding sequence ATGCGCTCATTTCTTTTACTTCCCCTATTGGCTCTCTTTTGTCATTTTGCCCTTGCCGATGACAAGGTGGATGAGAGCATGCTAAGTTCAGGAGCCACCTCCCCCCAAAGCACTTTTAAAGAGAGCAACAACTTTGACAAACAAAGCTACGCCGGCTTAGAGGACATTTTCCAAGACACGCAAGACATCCGCACCAAAGGTAAGTATATGTTGCTTGTCTTTGGCAAAAATGGCTGTTCTTACTGCGAAATGTTAAAGCAAGACCTAAAGCACTACGCTAGTTTGCGCACCTACATTAAAGAGCACTTCAGTGCCTACTACATCAATATCAGCTACTCCAAAATGCACCATTTTGTCATAGGCCCGGCCCAAAAACCCAAAGAAACCATGCTAAACACCCAAGACCTCTCCTCCATTTACGATGTCAATTCCACGCCCACGCTCGTGCTCGCCGACCCCACGGGCAAGACCATTTACGAACTGCCCGGCTACATGCCCCATGTGCAACTTTTGGCGGTGTTGGAGTTTGTGGGTAAAGGACTATATAAAGATTTGAACGACAAACAATTCATTGAGAAATTGCGCGCATATATCCTTAAAAAAACACAAGAAGCCCGCCATGCAAGTTAA
- a CDS encoding pirin family protein, whose protein sequence is MKRVAQVYKAPPRHWVGNGFYVSTMFTYKEVHKNGDPFLLIDYIGPHHFKASADCLGVGPHPHRGLEAASIVYQGQVEHSDSQGTRNLVAPGGVQWMTAGSGVLHQELLSKKFCQKGGVLEMVQLWLNLPKVYKMTPPKYQAISAEQIPTVTIGKSQVRIIAGDLERVVGPVKTFSPISVWDLNLKDSLHLPTPEDHNVLIFVRDGLVALEMWRAGPAQLITFQKGGEGVHLQALRPSSVLVLTGLPLSDPIVGCGPFVMNSKEEIEQAQADLKAGKFGTLRAGHGE, encoded by the coding sequence GTGAAAAGAGTGGCGCAAGTCTATAAAGCTCCGCCCAGACATTGGGTGGGCAATGGTTTTTATGTATCTACAATGTTTACTTACAAAGAAGTCCACAAAAATGGCGATCCTTTTTTGTTGATCGACTATATCGGTCCGCATCATTTTAAGGCGAGTGCAGATTGTTTAGGGGTCGGTCCACACCCACATAGGGGTCTTGAGGCAGCGAGCATTGTCTATCAAGGACAGGTGGAACACAGCGATTCACAAGGCACAAGGAATTTGGTTGCCCCGGGAGGCGTGCAGTGGATGACAGCGGGTTCTGGAGTTTTACACCAAGAATTGCTTTCTAAAAAGTTTTGCCAAAAAGGCGGGGTGCTTGAAATGGTGCAACTTTGGCTGAATTTACCCAAAGTCTATAAAATGACTCCGCCCAAATACCAAGCCATTAGTGCCGAGCAAATCCCCACCGTCACAATAGGAAAAAGCCAAGTGCGCATCATCGCCGGCGATTTAGAGAGGGTGGTGGGTCCGGTTAAGACCTTTAGCCCCATTAGTGTGTGGGATTTAAATCTTAAGGATTCTTTACATTTACCCACGCCAGAAGACCACAATGTTTTGATTTTTGTGCGTGATGGGCTAGTGGCTCTAGAGATGTGGAGGGCGGGGCCTGCACAGCTCATCACTTTTCAAAAAGGCGGAGAGGGGGTGCATCTTCAGGCTTTAAGACCATCTAGCGTATTGGTCTTAACGGGCTTGCCCTTAAGCGATCCTATCGTTGGATGTGGTCCCTTTGTGATGAACAGCAAAGAAGAGATCGAACAAGCCCAAGCCGACTTGAAAGCGGGCAAATTTGGCACACTTCGAGCCGGGCATGGAGAATAG
- the hemH gene encoding ferrochelatase: MSILEPREAVVLLNMGGPNNLYEVEVFLTNMFNDPYILAIKSPFWRKLLASFIVKMRKEKSKAIYEKIGQKSPINDLSAKLTQRLNTLDPTRHYTYAMRYTPPFAPMVFAELQQQGFDSCLLFSMYPQYSTTTTLSSIEDALKALKALNFAPTLSCIDRFYTHTLYNQAIVQSIIDTIKGHNPKEFVLIFSVHGLPESVVQQGDPYQAECLHHVSLLTQQLLPLCFKKITLSYQSKVGPMKWLEPSTQEAIEAHRRDKILIYPLAFSIDNSETTYELQMQYRLEAKRLAVPKFLVCPCLNDNLHFAQAILDLVHNAPRKPLSP, translated from the coding sequence ATGTCAATTTTAGAGCCTAGAGAAGCCGTTGTTTTATTGAATATGGGCGGCCCGAACAATCTTTACGAAGTAGAAGTGTTTTTAACAAACATGTTCAACGACCCCTACATTTTAGCGATCAAAAGCCCCTTTTGGCGCAAACTCTTAGCCTCTTTCATCGTCAAAATGCGTAAAGAAAAATCCAAAGCCATTTATGAAAAAATCGGGCAAAAATCCCCCATTAATGATTTGAGTGCCAAACTCACCCAACGCTTAAACACGCTAGACCCCACCCGCCACTACACCTACGCCATGCGCTACACCCCACCTTTTGCGCCCATGGTCTTTGCCGAGCTGCAACAACAAGGCTTTGACTCGTGTTTGCTTTTTTCTATGTATCCGCAATACTCCACCACCACGACTTTATCTTCCATTGAAGATGCTTTAAAGGCTCTAAAAGCCCTAAATTTCGCTCCCACTCTAAGCTGTATCGATCGTTTCTACACCCACACGCTTTACAACCAAGCCATCGTCCAAAGCATTATAGACACGATTAAAGGGCATAACCCTAAAGAGTTTGTGCTCATTTTCTCCGTGCATGGCTTGCCTGAGAGCGTGGTGCAACAAGGCGACCCCTACCAAGCCGAGTGTTTACACCATGTGAGCCTGCTCACCCAGCAACTCTTGCCCCTGTGCTTTAAAAAAATCACTTTGAGTTACCAATCTAAGGTGGGGCCCATGAAATGGCTAGAGCCTAGCACCCAAGAGGCCATAGAAGCGCACCGCAGGGATAAAATCCTCATTTACCCCCTAGCCTTTAGCATCGACAACTCAGAAACCACTTACGAATTACAAATGCAATACCGCCTAGAAGCCAAGCGCCTCGCGGTGCCTAAGTTTCTTGTCTGCCCCTGTTTAAACGACAATTTGCACTTCGCACAGGCGATTTTAGATTTGGTCCACAACGCCCCTAGAAAGCCCCTAAGCCCATGA
- a CDS encoding type IV secretion system protein — protein MAHFEPGMENSNDPLKDEIVAELWARLQAEQAKFEKDLTSKIESLAVQNLDLNSVFQVQRRNTTIAYRLVVLLSFISLALVVALIILLPLKKTEHHFIDFANQDKHYAIIQKADGNLASNEALVRSLVGQYVLDRESINRIDDKERYEVVRLQSEAQVWQIFENLVASKNSIYTAQQLTRDIHIINISLLKQSKEQNIAQVQIVAKLFRAGNPLSEKRYNIVLSFAFKPLPAFDTAMMPKNPTGFQVTRYSVTEMQNLKALKP, from the coding sequence TTGGCACACTTCGAGCCGGGCATGGAGAATAGCAACGACCCCTTAAAAGATGAGATTGTCGCCGAATTGTGGGCGAGACTGCAGGCCGAGCAGGCTAAGTTTGAAAAGGACTTGACAAGCAAGATCGAAAGCTTGGCAGTGCAGAACTTGGACTTAAACAGCGTTTTTCAAGTGCAAAGGCGCAACACCACCATCGCCTACCGCTTGGTGGTCTTGCTTAGCTTCATCAGTTTAGCGTTGGTTGTGGCGTTGATCATTTTGCTACCCCTAAAAAAAACCGAACACCACTTCATAGACTTTGCTAACCAAGACAAGCACTACGCCATCATCCAAAAAGCAGACGGCAATTTGGCAAGCAATGAGGCTTTGGTGCGCTCCTTGGTGGGGCAGTATGTGCTGGATAGAGAATCCATTAATCGCATTGATGATAAAGAACGCTATGAGGTGGTGCGCCTACAAAGCGAGGCGCAGGTGTGGCAGATTTTTGAAAACTTGGTGGCCTCTAAAAACAGCATTTACACCGCCCAACAGCTCACAAGGGACATCCACATCATTAACATTTCGCTGCTCAAGCAGAGCAAAGAGCAAAACATCGCCCAAGTGCAAATCGTGGCAAAACTCTTTAGAGCGGGCAACCCCTTAAGCGAGAAACGCTACAACATTGTATTGAGTTTTGCCTTCAAGCCCCTACCTGCCTTTGACACCGCCATGATGCCTAAAAACCCCACGGGTTTTCAGGTTACCCGCTACAGCGTTACCGAAATGCAAAATCTCAAGGCTCTAAAGCCCTAA